Proteins from a genomic interval of Medicago truncatula cultivar Jemalong A17 chromosome 3, MtrunA17r5.0-ANR, whole genome shotgun sequence:
- the LOC25489970 gene encoding uncharacterized protein has product MLNHLVCGNFQPQLEDDIPCSSPKSKSKRKDNNRDNNPYASRGLDKFSTLLSELDQRRKKVYSQMNPHDISFVRFTYSSDDFVPIVVKVKVKNNNHHKSEEQVKVRRVTSFSEPMDQKHVEETKQPKLEIYHHDNDVKNASSKIESFGFSLNILKRPSFYVPAVVIFILLLLTVFGRSFATLCTCIVWYMVPVLKDSSKEKNMIKKKDYVTEGLLSPRGDKRSGKHCQQKSW; this is encoded by the coding sequence ATGCTGAACCATTTAGTTTGTGGCAATTTCCAACCCCAATTAGAAGATGATATACCATGTTCAagtccaaaatcaaaatccaaaagAAAAGACAACAATAGGGACAATAACCCTTATGCTTCAAGAGGCTTAGATAAATTTTCTACCCTTCTATCTGAACTTGATCAAAGAAGGAAGAAAGTTTACTCACAAATGAACCCACATGACATATCTTTTGTTCGTTTTACATATTCAAGTGATGATTTTGTTCCAATTGTTGTCAAAGTGAAAGTGAAAAATAACAATCATCACAAGAGTGAAGAACAAGTTAAGGTAAGACGTGTAACATCTTTTTCTGAGCCAATGGATCAGAAACATgttgaagaaacaaaacaacCCAAGTTGGAAATATATCATCATGATAATGATGTTAAAAATGCATCAAGCAAGATTGAAAGCTTTGGATTCTCTTTGAATATCTTGAAGAGGCCTTCTTTCTATGTACCTGCTGTTgtgatatttattttgttgttgttgactgTTTTTGGAAGATCATTTGCAACGCTTTGTACATGTATTGTGTGGTATATGGTCCCTGTTTTGAAAGATAGTTCGAAAGAAAAGAATATGATCaagaaaaaggattatgttaCTGAAGGGTTACTTTCTCCTAGAGGTGATAAGAGATCTGGAAAACATTGCCAACAAAAAAGCTGGTGA
- the LOC25489972 gene encoding cysteine-rich and transmembrane domain-containing protein WIH1, protein MAYYNQNPPAVNVNVSGPPPAQGYPQPGYQGYPQPGYPPAPQPQVFVTQAPPQAANSGAAEAGLLGCCAALCCCCAMEECCFLCV, encoded by the exons ATGGCTTACTACAATCAAAATCCTCCTGCGGTTAACGTTAACGTTTCTGGTCCACCACCTGCACAAG GATATCCTCAACCAGGTTATCAAGGGTATCCTCAACCAGGGTATCCTCCAGCACCCCAACCTCAAGTTTTCGTCACTCAAGCTCCACCTCAGGCTGCAAATTCAGGGGCAGCAGAAGCAGGTTTATTGGGATG CTGTGCCGCGCTTTGTTGCTGCTGCGCCATGGAGGAGTGTTGTTTCTTGTGTGTATGA
- the LOC25489973 gene encoding cysteine-rich and transmembrane domain-containing protein WIH2, with the protein MAYYNQNTPPAINVNVSGPPPPPQGYPQPGYQGGQPCYQGYPPPPQPQVFVAQTPPPPPPAPAHEPPAKKSGGGGAAGAAAGGGFLACCAAICCCCAMEELCF; encoded by the exons ATGGCTTACTACAATCAAAACACTCCTCCTGCTATTAACGTTAACGTTTCTGGTCCACCTCCTCCACCACAAG GATATCCTCAACCGGGTTATCAAGGGGGTCAACCATGTTATCAAGGGTATCCTCCTCCACCCCAACCTCAAGTTTTTGTCGCTCAAActccacctccacctccacctGCTCCTGCACATGAACCTCCAGCAAAAAAGTCAGGAGGAGGAGGAGCAGCAGGGGCAGCAGCGGGAGGAGGTTTTTTGGCATG CTGTGCCGCGATCTGTTGCTGCTGCGCCATGGAGGAGCTTTGTTTCTAA
- the LOC25489974 gene encoding putative nucleobase-ascorbate transporter 9, with translation MAQNEGGDGGNGNNAGGGGDGGNNNKKSQSKDAKQEQLPVAHPAKEQLPGVQYCINSPPPWPEALLLGFQHYILTLGMTVLIPTIVVPQMGGSNLEKAKVIQSTLFVSGLSTFLQSLFGTRLPSVVVGSYTYMIPIMSAVQASRYSSYTDPYERFTQTIRGIQGALIISACFQMVMGFLGLWRNAVRFLSPLCVVPYVTFTGLGLYHLGFPMVKKPTFDRFAVLFTIASAWLFAQLLTSSTLYNNKPESTQNSCRTDRAGLISSAPWVYFPYPFQWGSPTFNYGETFAMITASFVSLFESTGTFYAAARYGKNAGLLALTRVGSRRVIQISAGFMIFFSVFGKFGAFFASIPLPIMAALYCIFFGYVSSAGLGFLQFCNLNSFRTKFVLGFSFFIGVSIPQYFTEYYQVKQEHAGPRWFNDIVTVIFASHTMVAALVAFILDFTLTREDDAARDDNGLKWWEKFSIYGSDVRSNEFYGLPCRLNEFFPAL, from the exons ATGGCTCAAAATGAAGGTGGAGATGGTGGAAATGGAAATAATGCTGGTGGCGGCGGTGATGGcggcaacaacaacaaaaaatcacaGTCCAAAGATGCAAAACAAGAACAACTACCAGTAGCACACCCAGCTAAAGAGCAATTACCTGGTGTTCAATATTGCATAAATAGTCCTCCACCTTGGC CTGAAGCACTTTTATTAGGGTTCCAGCATTACATTTTGACTCTTGGCATGACAGTTTTGATTCCAACTATAGTTGTTCCTCAAATGGGTGGAAGCAAt TTGGAGAAGGCCAAGGTGATTCAGAGTACGTTGTTTGTTTCTGGACTGAGCACGTTTCTTCAATCTTTATTCGGAACCCGATTGCCAAGTGTAGTTGTTGGTTCATACACTTACATGATACCAATTATGTCAGCTGTTCAAGCTAGCAGATACAGTTCATATACAGATCCTTATGAG AGATTCACTCAGACAATTAGGGGAATACAAGGTGCCTTGATTATAAGTGCATGTTTCCAAATGGTTATGGGATTCTTGGGATTATGGAGAAATGCTGTCAGGTTCCTTAGCCCACTTTGTGTTGTCCCTTATGTAACATTCACTGGACTTGGTCTCTATCATCTTGGTTTTCCTATGGT CAAGAAGCCTACATTTGACCGATTTGCAGTTCTGTTTACCATTGCAAGTGCATGGTTATTTGCACAGCTTCTGACTTCGAGCACTCTATATAACAACAAGCCAGAAAGCACACAAAATAGTTGCCGCACTGATCGTGCTGGTCTTATTAGTTCTGCTCCATG GGTGTATTTTCCTTACCCTTTCCAATGGGGAAGTCCTACCTTCAACTATGGGGAAACTTTTGCTATGATAACAGCttcttttgtttctctttttgaG TCTACTGGTACATTTTATGCTGCGGCTAGATATGGAA AAAACGCTGGACTATTGGCATTGACAAGAGTGGGAAGCCGAAGAGTCATCCAAATATCAGCTggttttatgattttcttttctgTATTTG GAAAATTTGGAGCATTTTTTGCTTCTATACCTTTGCCAATCATGGCAGCATTATACTGTATATTCTTTGGCTACGTGT CTTCTGCGGGTCTTGGTTTTCTCCAGTTCTGTAATCTCAATAGTTTCAGAACCAAATTTGTGTTAGGCTTCTCATTCTTCATTGGTGTCTCTATACCGCAATATTTCACTGAATATTATCAAGTAAAACAGGAACATGCAGGTCCTAGATGG TTCAATGATATTGTGACTGTCATATTCGCTTCACACACAATGGTGGCTGCCTTGGTTGCTTTCATTTTGGATTTCACACTCACCCGTGAAGATGATGCAGCCCGTGATGACAATGGTTTGAAATGGTGGGAGAAGTTCAGTATCTATGGATCTGATGTTAGAAGCAATGAATTCTATGGTTTACCATGCAGACTCAACGAGTTTTTTCCAGCCCTTTAA
- the LOC25489975 gene encoding heptahelical transmembrane protein 4 — protein MVRGKSEGLNATHKKNKILNGEEEREHSKVGKKSKYQLIEYNSLPAFLRDNEFILDYYRSEWPLKQIILSIFSIHNETLNVWTHLIGFFLFLFLTIYTAMRAPMIVDSLQHLPDVIGKADLKKIHEELLKCLPSLPNITNLHKFKNELSTSLHALNFSSLSGWNVMEHVTKCLPEHFSLSNRFNLSQINGLKDETMDFVSPSIVPPITRWPFYAFLGGAMFCLLASSTCHLLACHSQRLSYIMLRIDYAGIAALIATSFYPPVYYSFMCNPFFCYLYLGFITLMGVATIVFSLLPFFQKSEFRKYRASLFFMMGFSGVAPIMHKLILHREEPEALQTTGYEILMGVLYGLGALIYVARIPERWMPGKFDIAGHSHQLFHVLVVAGAYTHYRDGLIYLRWRDLKGC, from the exons ATGGTACGTGGTAAAAGTGAAGGATTGAATGctactcataaaaaaaataaaatccttaATGGTGAAGAGGAAAGAGAACATTCAAAGGTAgggaaaaaatcaaaatatcaactTATAGAATACAATTCTTTGCCAGCTTTCTTAAGGGACAATGAATTCATATTAGACTATTATCGATCAGAGTGGCCATTGAAGCAGATAATCCTCAGCATTTTCTCAATTCATAATGAGACGCTTAATGTCTGGAC GCATTTGATTGggttcttcctttttctcttcctCACCATATACACTGCTATGAGAGCTCCAATGATCGTGGATTCCCTTCAGCATTTGCCTGATGTGATAGGAAAAGCTGATTTGAAGAAGATTCATGAAGAGCTATTGAAGTGTCTGCCTTCACTCCCCAATATAACTAATcttcataaatttaaaaatgagttGAGTACATCTCTTCATGCTCTTAACTTCTCCTCATTATCAGGCTGGAATGTTATGGAACATGTCACCAAGTGCTTGCCGGAACACTTTTCCTTA tcaaaccgTTTTAAT ctctctcaaata AATGGTTTGAAAGACGAAACAATGGATTTTGTATCTCCTTCAATAGTCCCACCAATTACAAGGTGGCCATTTTATGCCTTCTTAGGAGGAGCTATGTTCTGTTTATTAGCCAGCAGCACATGCCACCTCTTAGCTTGCCACTCGCAACGCCTTTCCTACATTATGCTAAGAATTGACTATGCTGGAATTGCTGCATTGATTGCAACTTCATTTTATCCTCCTGTATATTACTCATTTATGTGCAACCCTTTCTTTTGTTACCTCTACTTAGGCTTCATAACATTAATGGGAGTTGCTACtattgttttctctcttctcccatTTTTCCAAAAGTCCGAATTTAGGAAGTACCGTGCTTCGCTCTTCTTTATGATGGGATTTTCGGGCGTGGCACCTATAATGCATAAATTGATATTGCATAGGGAAGAGCCTGAGGCATTGCAAACTACAGGCTATGAGATATTAATGGGAGTTCTTTATGGTTTGGGAGCTTTAATTTATGTCGCGAGGATACCAGAGAGGTGGATGCCGGGAAAGTTTGATATTGCTGGCCATAGTCACCAACTTTTTCATGTCTTGGTTGTGGCGGGGGCATATACACATTACCGTGATGGGTTAATTTACCTTAGATGGAGAGATTTGAAAGGCTGTTAA
- the LOC25489977 gene encoding protein SOB FIVE-LIKE 5 produces MDMSNYSKYNSESESGWTNYLNHSSFSEEHFNRKSGKMDYEGKGATMEEEEEEEEEEEDLSMVSDASSGPPQYYHVEENYQQPYCVNWHSSTSKESKKKGKEYGRKSQQSSPLDDTASSPVLNYPKNKVNFSENGAVENTLDFSPSFSATRTKRKSKLQKHSSFLDGGKQASKEPGGFNGEERK; encoded by the exons ATGGATATGtcaaattattcaaaatacAATAGTGAAAGTGAATCTGGTTGGACTAATTACTTGAACCATTCATCTTTTTCTGAAGAACATTTCAATAGGAAAAGTGGGAAAATGGATTATGAAGGAAAAGGAGCaacaatggaagaagaagaggaagaagaagaagaagaagaagatttaTCCATGGTTTCTGATGCTTCTTCTGGACCTCCACAGTACTATCATGTAGAGGAAAATTACCAACAACCTTATTGTGTAAATTGGCATTCTTCAACTTCCAAAGAATCCAAAAAGAAGGGTAAAGAATATGGTAGGAAAAGTCAACAGTCTTCACCTCTTGATGATACTGCTAGTTCCCCTGTTCTTAACTATCCCAAG aATAAAGTCAATTTCTCTGAAAATGGAGCAGTGGAGAATACACTTGATTTTTCCCCTTCTTTCTCTGCAACAAGAACAAAG AGAAAGTCTAAACTCCAGAAGCATTCAAGTTTCTTGGATGGTGGAAAACAAGCTTCAAAGGAACCAG GTGGTTTTAATGGAGAAGAGAGGAAATGA